A part of Caretta caretta isolate rCarCar2 chromosome 1, rCarCar1.hap1, whole genome shotgun sequence genomic DNA contains:
- the MRPS33 gene encoding small ribosomal subunit protein mS33, with protein sequence MSALSNYALRMARLSARIFGEVVRPTDNKSMKVVKLFSEQPLAKQKEVYDWYPPHNTYFALMKKLRFFGLYRDEHQDFKEEMRRLKKLRGKGKPKKGEGKRATKKK encoded by the exons ATGTCTGCTCTTTCCAATTATGCCTTGCGGATGGCCCGCCTGAGTGCCCGGATATTTGGAGAAGTTGTCAGGCCAACAGACAATAAGTCCATGAAAGTAGTGAAGCTGTTCAGCGAGCAGCCCCTCGCCAAACAGAAGGAGGTCTACGATTGGTATCCCCCTCACAACACCTACTTCGCCCTCATGAAGAAACTCCGCTTCTTTGGCCTTTACAG AGATGAACATCAAGATTTTAAGGAAGAGATGAGACGGCTGAAAAAGCTCCGTGGTAAAGGAAAACCCaagaaaggagaaggaaagagagctACCAAGAAGAAATAG